A single region of the Nicotiana sylvestris chromosome 6, ASM39365v2, whole genome shotgun sequence genome encodes:
- the LOC138871244 gene encoding uncharacterized protein, whose protein sequence is MPTGRLAKWKILLTEFDIVYVIRTALKAQALADHLAENPVDDEYQPLNTYFPDEEVNSVNVISEDTNAWIMFFDGAVNAKDIGIGEILISPTGQHYPATARLRFFCTNNTSEYEAYIIGMNMAIDQDVEELLILGDSDLIIRQAQGEWETWGIKLIPYRQHVEDLSKRFKSVEFRYIPRFHNELADALATLASMLPYPGNLHIDPLEIQI, encoded by the coding sequence atgcccacagggaggttagcaaaatggaagatcttgctcactgaatttgacatagtctatgtcatcCGCACGGCATTGAAAGCCCAGGCTCTAGCGGATCACCTAGCTGAAAACCCTGTTGACGACGAATATCAGCCCTTGAATACTTACTTCCCAGATGAGGAGGTGAATTCAGTTAATGTAATatcagaagacaccaatgcttggataatgttcttcgatggagctgtgaaCGCAAAAGATATCGGGATTGGGgaaattttgatctcacccactggtcaacactatccagccacagcccgacttcggtttttctgcacaaacaacacttccgagtatgaagcctacattataggtatgaatatggcaatcgaccaagatgttgaAGAACTACTGATCCTGGGAGATTCAgacttgattatccgacaagctcagggtgaatgggaaacctGGGGTAtcaagcttattccatacagGCAACATGTGGAGGATCTTAGTAAACGGTTCAAGTcagtcgagttcaggtacattcctcgttttcacaatgagttggccgatgcacttgctactttggcctcgatgttgcCGTATCCAGGCAATCTCCACATTGAcccattggaaatccaaatctga